From Musa acuminata AAA Group cultivar baxijiao chromosome BXJ3-8, Cavendish_Baxijiao_AAA, whole genome shotgun sequence, one genomic window encodes:
- the LOC135644421 gene encoding cyclin-D4-1-like gives MDPSYDSASSILLCAEDNSSIMGFGGDEEGGHGFDRVPEAKSLDFYGDLLVDFPLLSDECIGSLVEKETEHMPRDDYAERLRSGALYLSIRRDAIDWIWKVHAHYNFGPVSACLAVNYLDQFLSAYELPQGRAWMTQLLSVACLSLAAKMEETEVPLSLDLQVGGAKYVFEARTIQRMELLVLATLKWRMQAVTPFSFIDFFLHKFNGGNAPSNLLVSRSVEVILITTRGTGSLAFRPSEIAAAIALSVLKETQTIELEKALSCCSHVVKDRVLRCYEMIQDLMAARKEPLEIASPLVSSLPQSPVGVLDAACLSYKIDGTVSGSHATCDYDSPASKRRKINRSSIS, from the exons ATGGATCCAAGTTATGACTCCGCTTCGTCTATCCTCCTCTGCGCTGAGGACAACAGTAGCATCATGGGCTTTGGTGGTGATGAGGAGGGTGGGCATGGGTTTGACCGGGTTCCTGAAGCAAAAAGTTTGGATTTTTATGGGGATCTCCTCGTGGATTTTCCTCTTCTGTCGGATGAATGCATAGGTTCGTTAGTTGAGAAAGAAACCGAGCATATGCCGAGGGACGACTATGCCGAGAGGCTGCGCTCTGGGGCATTATATTTGTCCATTAGGAGAGACGCCATTGATTGGATTTGGAAG GTTCATGCCCATTACAATTTTGGACCAGTGAGTGCATGCTTAGCTGTAAATTACTTGGATCAGTTCCTCTCTGCCTATGAGCTTCCT CAAGGCAGAGCTTGGATGACACAACTGTTATCGGTGGCCTGCTTATCTTTGGCTGCCAAGATGGAGGAAACTGAAGTTCCTCTATCTCTGGATTTACAA GTCGGTGGTGCAAAATATGTATTCGAAGCCAGGACTATACAGAGAATGGAGCTGCTGGTTCTTGCCACCCTCAAATGGAGAATGCAAGCAGTGACTCCATTCTCTTTCATAGATTTCTTCCTTCATAAGTTCAATGGTGGTAATGCCCCAAGCAACTTATTGGTGTCTCGTTCCGTGGAAGTCATTTTAATCACAACGCGAG GGACTGGTTCTTTAGCATTCAGACCTTCTGAAATTGCTGCAGCTATTGCTCTGTCTGTTTTGAAGGAAACACAAACTATCGAACTCGAGAAGGCTTTATCATGCTGTAGCCATGTCGTGAAG GACAGAGTCTTGAGGTGTTATGAGATGATCCAAGATTTAATGGCAGCTAGAAAAGAGCCACTTGAAATTGCAAGTCCATTAGTTTCCTCTCTACCTCAAAGCCCAGTTGGGGTGTTGGATGCTGCTTGCCTGAGCTACAAGATTGATGGTACAGTTTCTGGGTCTCATGCAACATGTGATTATGATTCTCCGGCTAGTAAGAGGAGGAAAATAAACAGATCATCAATTTCATAA
- the LOC103995473 gene encoding AT-hook motif nuclear-localized protein 17, with protein sequence MKGKQDDERKDVIPRFQHHCLRQHQQLLLLHKRECLSDEVDSSRSSAEVKKAKADVVEQTAERGLVVVNSGGDGGGGDGATIEVAKRRRGRPLGSKNKPKTPVVITREAEAPAAMRPHVLEIPAGHDVAQSLAHFARRRNLGICVLAGTGSVANVALRQPHFGGAPPPPQAATIGFRGRFEILSISATFLPPAMAAVSPRIGGEISISLAGPQGQVVGGTVAGPLIAAGTVVVVSAAFSNPTFHRLPVEDNVSISVSISGGGQGGEAEEHEPHVHHQHQQQRCHDGTAAESCGMSIYGDHLMSDVIWPPSAHPPPPPPF encoded by the coding sequence ATGAAGGGCAAGCAGGACGACGAGAGGAAGGATGTCATCCCACGCTTTCAGCACCATTGCCTTCGACAACACCAACAGCTGCTGCTTCTGCATAAGAGAGAATGCCTGTCGGACGAAGTGGACAGCTCCAGGAGCAGCGCAGAGGTCAAGAAGGCCAAAGCCGACGTCGTCGAACAGACCGCGGAGAGAGGTCTGGTGGTGGTCAACAGCGGCGGCGACGGAGGAGGTGGAGATGGCGCCACGATTGAGGTGGCGAAGCGGCGGAGGGGACGCCCGCTGGGGTCCAAGAACAAGCCGAAGACTCCCGTGGTGATCACGCGCGAAGCAGAGGCGCCGGCGGCCATGCGGCCGCACGTGCTCGAGATCCCCGCGGGGCACGACGTGGCTCAGTCGCTCGCCCACTTCGCACGGCGCCGCAACCTTGGGATATGCGTCCTCGCCGGCACCGGCTCCGTTGCGAACGTCGCCCTCCGCCAGCCGCACTTCGGCGGGGCGCCGCCGCCACCCCAGGCCGCGACCATCGGTTTCCGCGGGCGGTTCGAGATCCTGTCCATCTCCGCCACGTTCCTCCCGCCGGCCATGGCGGCGGTCTCCCCCAGGATCGGTGGCGAGATATCCATCTCCCTTGCCGGGCCGCAGGGGCAGGTCGTGGGCGGGACGGTGGCGGGACCGCTGATTGCGGCGGGGACTGTGGTGGTCGTGTCGGCGGCGTTCTCGAACCCGACCTTCCATCGGTTGCCAGTCGAGGACAACGTGTCGATATCCGTCTCGATCTCCGGGGGCGGCCAGGGTGGTGAGGCAGAGGAGCACGAGCCGCACGTCCATCACCAGCATCAGCAACAGCGGTGCCACGACGGGACAGCAGCAGAGTCCTGCGGCATGTCCATCTACGGTGACCACCTCATGTCAGACGTCATTTGGCCGCCCTCCGCTCACCCTCCGCCTCCACCACCTTTCTAA